One window from the genome of Pedococcus badiiscoriae encodes:
- a CDS encoding universal stress protein yields the protein MRALDETQPYTIVVGVSATSKSPTALHWAAELAALRGGRVVAVRAWRPTPPQTASRVTPAPITEDARAAEEQALADLQADVAEVLGGGHGVEVRLVHGGKRRALLAASERADLLVIDAPRRLDLTALPGFAMRLVNGASCPVVVMPPRVSGAPRTPLERAAETVARNVTEAAGRAGRPGLSHPSPPH from the coding sequence ATGAGAGCTCTCGACGAGACGCAGCCCTACACGATCGTGGTCGGCGTGAGCGCGACCTCCAAGTCACCCACCGCCCTGCACTGGGCCGCGGAGCTCGCGGCCCTGCGTGGTGGGCGCGTCGTCGCAGTGCGGGCCTGGCGCCCCACGCCACCCCAGACCGCCTCGCGGGTCACGCCGGCCCCGATCACCGAGGACGCGCGGGCTGCCGAGGAGCAGGCGCTGGCCGACCTGCAGGCCGACGTCGCAGAGGTGCTCGGAGGCGGCCACGGTGTGGAGGTCCGGCTGGTGCACGGCGGCAAACGGCGTGCCCTGCTCGCGGCTTCCGAGCGGGCGGACCTGCTGGTCATCGACGCCCCCCGCCGGCTCGATCTCACGGCGCTACCGGGCTTCGCCATGCGCCTGGTCAACGGCGCGAGCTGTCCCGTCGTGGTCATGCCGCCGCGGGTCTCGGGAGCGCCTCGCACACCGCTCGAACGAGCGGCCGAGACCGTGGCCCGCAACGTCACCGAGGCGGCCGGTCGCGCCGGCCGGCCCGGCCTGAGCCACCCGAGTCCACCGCACTGA
- a CDS encoding GNAT family N-acetyltransferase has protein sequence MEIRDITESDLSAFAPIFREIVDAGETYAYPGGLRDDQVRDLWFEAAPGRTVVAVDDDGTLLGSAKMGPNRPGRGSHLGTASFMVGSAARGKGVGRALAEDMIAWHRREGFAGIQFNAVVETNTAAVGLWQGLGFRILGTVPGAFESRTHGRVGLHVMLLEL, from the coding sequence GTGGAGATCCGCGACATCACCGAGTCCGACCTCAGCGCGTTCGCGCCGATCTTCCGCGAGATCGTCGATGCCGGTGAGACGTATGCCTATCCGGGGGGCCTGCGCGACGACCAGGTCCGTGACCTGTGGTTCGAGGCCGCACCAGGGCGCACCGTGGTGGCGGTCGACGACGACGGCACCCTGTTGGGGAGCGCCAAGATGGGTCCGAACCGTCCGGGACGCGGCTCGCACCTCGGGACGGCCAGCTTCATGGTGGGGTCGGCTGCCCGCGGCAAGGGGGTCGGGCGGGCGCTGGCCGAGGACATGATCGCGTGGCATCGTCGCGAGGGTTTCGCAGGCATCCAGTTCAACGCGGTGGTGGAGACCAACACGGCTGCGGTCGGGCTCTGGCAGGGCCTCGGATTCCGGATCCTGGGCACGGTCCCGGGGGCCTTCGAGTCGAGGACCCACGGTCGGGTTGGCCTGCACGTGATGCTGCTCGAGCTGTGA
- the msrA gene encoding peptide-methionine (S)-S-oxide reductase MsrA, which produces MFGSRAKTTLPTAETALRGREQGPFHIAGEHVVLHTPLEGPWPDGTEVLYVAMGCFWGAERIFWRQPGVVTTAAGYMGGLTPNPTYEETCTGQTGHAETVLVAYDPEQTTPELLLKEFWENHDPTQGNRQGNDIGTAYRSAIYWTTPDQERAAEATREAFQKVLSDNGFGTITTELRSAEDAGAFYYAEDYHQQYLYKNPGGYCNHGPNGMTCPVGLVRQDELPSQESVLRVNDSGA; this is translated from the coding sequence ATATTCGGATCCCGCGCCAAGACGACCCTGCCCACCGCCGAGACCGCCCTGCGAGGACGCGAGCAGGGCCCGTTCCACATCGCCGGGGAGCACGTCGTCCTGCACACCCCGCTCGAGGGCCCTTGGCCGGACGGCACGGAGGTCCTCTACGTGGCGATGGGCTGTTTCTGGGGTGCGGAGCGGATCTTCTGGAGGCAGCCGGGCGTGGTCACGACGGCGGCCGGGTACATGGGCGGCCTGACGCCGAACCCCACCTACGAGGAGACCTGCACCGGGCAGACCGGGCACGCCGAGACCGTGCTGGTCGCCTACGACCCGGAGCAGACCACCCCCGAGCTGCTGCTCAAGGAGTTCTGGGAGAACCACGACCCGACCCAGGGCAACCGCCAGGGCAACGACATCGGCACGGCCTACCGGTCGGCCATCTACTGGACGACCCCGGACCAGGAGCGGGCCGCGGAGGCGACGCGCGAGGCCTTCCAGAAGGTGCTGTCGGACAACGGGTTCGGCACGATCACCACCGAGCTGCGTTCAGCCGAGGACGCCGGCGCGTTCTACTACGCCGAGGACTACCACCAGCAGTACCTCTACAAGAACCCCGGCGGCTACTGCAACCACGGGCCCAACGGCATGACCTGCCCGGTGGGCCTTGTCAGGCAGGACGAGCTCCCGTCGCAGGAGAGCGTGCTTCGGGTCAACGACTCGGGCGCCTGA
- a CDS encoding GNAT family N-acetyltransferase: MVTIELIDDPDGRQRELFDDWAEVFAADGRHQFGPEHASWTADELRETGRSTDRPRISWAAVDASGTVLGSAGLVMPQRDNRAQGLVIVVVHPDHRGRGVGTKLLGTVEAAAQEHGRTVLLAETQWLVGERDESGEDFAARQGYAGAQTVLRSSLALPADRTRLEAALQPGRDDGYVLRTCWDGIPQEWWAGRAELSRRMSTDIPMGDLELEEERWDEERVIREYERVAAMGRRVVDTFAVLEATRELVGYTQVQVPRSEPRVGFQHDTLVVGEHRGHQLGLRMKAASALALMQESPDTRSVRTWNADDNAAMLRVNRTIGYVHDAMMREWQKTP; encoded by the coding sequence ATGGTGACCATCGAGCTGATCGACGACCCCGACGGTCGGCAGCGAGAGCTGTTCGACGACTGGGCCGAGGTCTTCGCTGCGGACGGCCGCCACCAGTTCGGGCCCGAGCACGCGTCGTGGACGGCGGACGAGCTGCGTGAGACGGGCCGCAGCACCGACCGTCCCCGGATCTCCTGGGCAGCGGTCGACGCCTCCGGCACGGTGCTGGGCTCGGCCGGGCTGGTGATGCCTCAGCGCGACAACCGCGCGCAGGGCCTGGTCATAGTCGTGGTGCACCCCGACCACCGTGGCCGCGGTGTCGGCACGAAGCTGCTCGGCACCGTCGAGGCGGCCGCGCAGGAGCACGGACGGACTGTCCTGCTCGCGGAGACCCAGTGGCTGGTGGGGGAGCGCGACGAGAGCGGTGAGGACTTCGCCGCCCGCCAGGGGTATGCCGGGGCGCAGACCGTCCTGCGCAGCAGCCTCGCCCTGCCCGCGGACCGAACGCGGCTGGAAGCCGCACTGCAGCCGGGCCGCGACGACGGTTACGTCCTACGGACCTGCTGGGACGGCATACCCCAGGAGTGGTGGGCAGGGCGGGCTGAGCTGAGCCGGCGGATGAGCACCGACATCCCGATGGGCGACCTCGAGCTCGAGGAGGAGCGCTGGGACGAGGAGCGGGTGATCCGCGAGTACGAGCGGGTCGCGGCGATGGGTCGACGCGTGGTCGACACCTTCGCGGTCCTCGAGGCGACCCGTGAGCTGGTCGGCTACACCCAGGTGCAGGTGCCGCGGTCCGAGCCTCGGGTCGGCTTCCAGCACGACACCCTCGTCGTGGGCGAGCACCGCGGGCACCAGCTGGGGTTGCGGATGAAGGCGGCGTCCGCCCTCGCCCTCATGCAGGAGTCGCCGGACACCCGCTCGGTGCGGACCTGGAACGCGGACGACAACGCTGCGATGCTGCGGGTCAACCGCACGATCGGCTACGTGCACGACGCGATGATGCGTGAGTGGCAGAAGACGCCATGA